The Maledivibacter sp. region GAGGCTTTGGGCAAAAAAATTCACCCAATAAATTTAATAAAATTTGTGATTGTGTAACAGTGTGGGGAGCCTGTCTATTAATCAAAAGAGAGAATATCCCTATTATTGGCTACTTTGACGAACAATATTTTATGTATGCAGAAGAAACAGACTATACCTTTCGGGCTAGACTTTTGGGATTTAGAGTGGTATATTGTCCCGTAACTATAACTCATTTTGTTGAAGGATCACCAATTAATGATGATGAACGACGTAAAATTCATCAAAGGAGCAGTAATATATTGTTGGAAAAAAAGAGATTAATCTCTCCTAAGGTATTAAAAAGTTCAAAATTAATTAAGGGAGAAAAACCTGAAATATATCTTGTACATGGAGGTGAGAAACATCTGATACCAAATAAAAGTATCATAGATCGTCTCAATCTAAATAATAAAAATATCAAGACGCTTCCTCAAAAACAAGTTGATAGAATCCCAACTGGAATAATTATATATATATAAAACCATTCCCACATTCTTAGGAATGGTTTTATTCCTTAAAATACTATGAATCATTTCCCCAATATAAATTATAGTCGGATTTTAATTGTTTTTTAGTTTTATTCCTTAACTTTTGTATATCCTTTGGAGTTAAAATCATTTTAAGAGTTTTTTCATATTTATCGTTATCAACTTCAATACCAAGAAATCCGATGATATCATCAATTGCTTCTTCAGAATTTGATATTATATTTTCATAATTAATATCAAACCTATTCAGTCTATTGCACTTTTCAAAAAAACTATTAATTCTCTCATCATAAGCTTTTTTTAATCTGATACCCCTTTGAATTTTCCAATTCTCCCTTTGTGCAAGTGATCTAGCTACTTCCTTTGAATCACGATGGCACACAATGAAATGGGCATTGGTTAGAAACGGTAAATATAATTCTATAGTTAAGCTGGTTCTTGGATCCTTCCATCCCCAAAGCTTCGATTCTTTTCTTTTAATTAAATTACGGATTGGTCTGCTAAACTCATCCCTTTGAGCCAAAATGTCTTTTATATCTGGTGGTGCTTTCCAACTACCACCAGCTGCCCTTAGAATTTGCTTATTCAATTCAAAAAAATCAACATCTTCAAAGTAGCCTAAGGGATTTGCTGCATTTGGATAAAGCAATCTTTTCCCTACATCAACGCCGAGCTTACTTAAAATTCCAGTCACCATAGAAGTACCACTTCTATGCATTCCTAAGATTACCACTGTTTTTATTTCTTGTTGTTCCACTTTTTCACCCCTTCATTGTATAATGTATCTATTGATTATTTATTTTCTTCTATATGCCTTAATATTTTACTTGTCCTCAAACTTATTTATGTCAGTAATTTATTGAATTCCTCTATCCTCTTCTGAACCCATGGATATGTACAAGAAGTTAAATTACCAAATTCATCAATGCAGTTATGATAATGAATAATGTATGGATCAACTTTTTTGGGACAAAGCTTACTATTCACCGGTATGTGTATGTGAAAATTCATTTCAATGGGTAATGGATTAACTTGGACATTAGCTTTCTGCAAAGCCAGTGTTAGTGCTATCTGATCAATAAAAAATATATAATTATTTAATTTCTCTTTGAAGGAAATCAGCTCCTGTATATAATATGTCCATTCGTCATAGAGCTTTTTACGATATCCCCTTGGTACAAGTAATACTCCACTATTAAAATATGGAATTATTTTTTTTGCATCGGATGTTGTAGTATATCTTATAGAAGGTAATTCAAGATTAAATCTTCTAAATATTTTTCTCCAAAACTCCATACTTGGCCCAGCCCAATCCACTGGCTTAGCCCTAAATTCCTTCTTTTTCAAAAAATTCATGAAATTTTTACACACTATGGTATCATGGTCTAGCAAGACATAATAATCGTATCCTAAATCCATTTCCAGCATACGCACCTTATTGTTATGAGGATATCTGGGATTTATAGGAGTACTACTAATAATACTTACATCCATTTTATGAAGTTTTCTTTTATATTCTTCCTTTGGGTCTTCCATAAAAAAAACAACTTTCCCAAATCTATTAACTTCTCCACCAAACTTATCAATGCTTAAAAAAAGATTTTGTAATTTCATAAAATAGTCTGATCTATTTTCTCCAACACAACAAATCACAGCGTTTAAGGTACCATCTTCCATAAAGCACCTCCAATAATTATGGGTGTGAGGCAAAGGAACTTTGCCTCACTTTTTTGTAAAAGCCTATCATAGTTTACTCAATTAGTGATATTTATCATTTGTTTTTTTTAATGGGAACAATATCATATCCAGATTGTGTAGAATTATTTTTCACTAGTTTATAACCTGCCCTTTGAAGACGATTCCTCAGACACTGAATTCCTAGCCAGGGCTTAGACCTGTAGTTTTCAATGTAGTAAGAAATATTCCTTTTATATTCATCTATTTGATGACCGTGATTTATTACTACAGTCTCATCGGGTCTAGCAACAAGATATCCTACTTCCTTTACAGCTTTAGAAAAAGCATAATCATTAGGAAATTTATATCCTGAGCCTATATTGTCCCATCTAATTCCTTTGTCCCATATCTCTCGCCGAAACATAGAACTTGTACCCACATTACTATTCATAATATAGATTACACAGTCCCCTTCTACCACCTTAGTTGTATTCTCTTTCTTGAATGGTGCAAATAAGGATAGCTGACCTAATTTAGGAATTTTTCTAAAAGCTCTCAACATTTTTTGGTCCCATCCAGATTTATAGGTAAGATCATTTTCAGAAACATGCAATAATTTAGCCTTTGCCATCTTTAGCCCAAGATTTAACGCTCTTCCTCCCCTATTCCCTGGTAAAAAAATAGAATTGCAATTAGGGTTATTTTTACAAAGCTTTTTGATGATCCCCTTAGATCCATCAGTTGATCCATTATCTATAATTATTAACTCAAAGGGAACGGAAATCGTGTCTATATATGAATGAATAGTCTTTTTTAATAGATGCATACGATTCCAATTTAATAGAACAGTTGATACTTCCGGTACATCATATCTTCCGTTCTGCGTCTTATATATGCTAATATATGACCTACCTCCCCATATTAAATATAACAATCCTTTTAATCAGTATATTTAATTTCTATTTTCAGGCATAGAGACTCCAGTTAAAACTTCAATTTATACACGTCAAAAACTCTTATAAATGTCGAGTATTTTGACATGCATAAATTAGGATTCACCCTAAACTCTCTATATTTATATTCTCCTTTAGCCATTTAGCCCATTTATTATGAAAAATCTTAATATTTTTTTCTCGCCTTTTTAATATTACATCCCAATCCACTTTTTTCTGTGTTCCCCATAGATGATGGAAAATCAATGCTGTTGGACAGTACATGTTCACATAACCTCTTTTGCTTAGCTCCAATGAAAAATCCACATCTTCATATCCATAGTTATAATTCTCATCTAATCCTCCAACCTCAAAATATATATGTTTTTTTACTAGCAGCACGGCTGCACTAACCGCGAGTCTTCCTTCCTCTTTGTTTACCCTATCATCATATGGTTTGTAACCATCGCCTACAAACTGAGGTTTAAAAAGCTTACCGTCTTTTTTAAAGGTCATTCCTATCTGCTGAACCAAAAGAGCTTTATTTTTCTTATTATTATTGGGATAAAGTATTTTAGGACAGATAGCCCCTGCTTTAGATGTCCTTAAAGCACATTTCACCATTTCATTTAACCATCCATAGGTAGGCTGTGTATCATTATTAATTAATAGGATATAATCTCCCTTTGCATGCTTTGCCCCCTGGTTACATCCCTGTGAAAAATTTTTATTTTCCTTATTCCTAATAATTTGTAGGGGTAATATATTTGACTCACTTCTTAATATGGAAATTGATTTATCCGTAGACCCATTATCTACAATTATGATTTCATAGTTCTTATAAATGGTATTTTCTTTAAAACTATTAAAGAAATCATTTAAAAACATGGCTCCATTTCTATTTAGGATTACAATTGAAACCATAGGTGGATTAGAGGGTAGTGTATCATCTAAAATTTGTTTGTTTTTTATGAGAATTCTATTATATTTATCATTTTTTCTTTTATTCATATTTTCCTTTTTATTTAATTTATCTTCGTTTCCCATTTCCAAGTTGAATCTATTCATGATTTTCCCTCCAGATCAACAAACCTTTTTATAATTTAATGTTCACCGACTCTTCTAATCTTGCCAGCCTTTATGGAGAGTCCCATTACTTCTACTTTTTCTAGTAACATAATACGTCTACATTGACTTAATGTGCTAAAAAACTAAAATGCCCATATTTTTGTCATTGGGCATTGAAATTTGCATAATTACCATCTACAGAATCTATATATATACTTTTAAATCTGTTATTACGTATATTAAATGACTACATATCTATTCTTTTTTCAATGACCTCTATAATCCGTTCCACTCTCCTTTCAAAGGTATGATTATTAGTTACTATTTCATATCCCTTACGAGCCTTTTCTGTTCTTGAAACCCCATCCTCTAAATATTTATCTATCAAGCCCTCTAACTCTTCTTTAGTTTCATAGGTAATTAGTGCATCACCAAATACTTCTTCACTTCCATTAACATTATCAGAAATCATAAAAGCTCCCGATGCAAATCCGTCAAATAATCTATTTGACAAAAAGCCTTTTTCCCTCATATCCTCCCAATGATCATTAAGTAATATTTTACATGAGGAATAGGCTTCACTTAAATCCTTATTTGAAATATATATTCCTTTGATATATTTCCTATCTATAAACCAATCCCAATTATCTCCATATACTGCTAAATCCCTTTGGGTTGGCAAAATATCCTTAATTATTTTACGATATACAAATCTAGAATTACCTACAAACAGTAGTTCATGATTAAATCTCACATTTTCCCTTGAATAAAAAAGTTCTGGGTCAGTACATTGTAATAATGCTTCTACTTGTACATCACAAAGGGGAGATAAATATTGTGCCCAAATTTTTGAAGCTACAAAAACATAATCATATCTATTATATTCACTAATCGTTACCATATCAGGATGGCATATATTCCACATAATATTGAATTGATTTTTTCTTGGAATGTATCTACTATTCCCCCTTAATACCATAACCACATCACAGTCTCCATCTTCCTTTGAATTCCACTTGGGTAGAATCTGAATTGAAGCTTTCCAATTTTTCCTGCGAAATTGTTTTATAAGGGCTAAAGCAAAGTGATATTCCCCCCATTGGTGGGCCACATTCCAATTTGGTATAGGTACTTTTATAACGATCTTTTTCTTTTTTATGGGTTCTAATTGTCTCATAAAATAATTTACCTCCACCTCTAATCACAATTGCTTTCCCGTTGCAAGGCCCACTTTATAGAATTTAGCAACTAAAATAAAAATCTAGCTCCCTCAATGTCGTCCATTCCCTGTCCTTCTCAGAAAGAAGCAGTCCATCCCTGTTAATTCCATATTTTTCAAAGGGCCAAGCAATTCCTATATCATTATCATTCCAAATCAAACCACCTTCATCTTCTTGATACCAGTGGTCTGTAACCTTGTATAGAAATTCTGTACCATCTTCTAATGTTAAAAAGCCATGGGCAAAACCCTCTGGAACATAAAGCATCTTTTTATTTGTTTCAGATAGGATTATCCCATAATACAATCCAAATGTAGGTGAATTCTTCCTTAAATCAACTGCTACATCGTATACACTTCCCATTATTACTCTAACTAATTTCCCTTGTGGATGTTTTTTTTGAAAATGAAGTCCTCTTAATACCCCCTTTGCTGATTTTGAATGATTATCTTGCACAAATTTCATATTAAGTCCCGCTTCAATAAAATCCTTTGAATTGTAGCTTTCCATAAAAAATCCTCTGCTATCACCAAAAGTAGCTGGCTCAACCACAAACAAATCAGGTATTCTCGTTTCAATAAAATTAAACTTGCCCATTTTATCCCCCCTTAATTGAGCAATTTATCCATATATTCTTTTAAAGCTTCTCTCCAATCGGGCATAATATTCAAGTCTTGAATCTTTAGCATATGATTTTCAAGAACAGAATTTTTTGGTCTTTGAGCAATTGTTTGAAACTCTTTTGTTCCAACGGGATTAACTATAATTTTTATTTTAGCAGCCTTAAATATTTCCAGGGCAAATTCATACCAAGTGCCATTACCCTCACAAGTTGCATGATATGTTCCATAATATGGATACTTTATCAACTCTAATATCTGTTTTGCTAAGTAATATGTGTTTGTTGGAGTCCCAATCTGATCATCTACCACCTTTAGCTCCTGTTGTCCCTTTGAAAGTTCTAGCATTTTCCTTACAAAATTACCCCCCTTTGATTTGCTCCCCCCATCTCCATAAAGCCATGCAGTCCTTAAAATATAATATTTATTTGTTACGCTCTTTAGCAATTCCTCTCCAAAAAGTTTGCTTTTACCATATATATTTATTGGATTTGGATTATGAAATTCCATATAACCAGTAGTAGTATCCTTTTTTATACCATCAAACACATAGTCCGTTGATATATGGACAAGCTTTGAATTCAGTTCATTTGCGATAACTCCCAAATTTCTTGCCCCTATTGAATTTACCCTATATGCCCTTTCTACTTCTTTTTCACAAACTTCTACATTATGAAAAGCGGCTGTGTTTATTATTACTTCTGGTTTTATTACTTTTAAGGCACTATAGGAGTTTTCAAAATCAGTAATCTCTATATCCCTGTGGTTTAAAGATATTATTTCATAGCAGAATTCATTATTTGCTCTTATAATGTCACTTCCTAGCTGACCCTGAGCCCCTATTAAAGCTATTTTCATGATAAACACCTCTTAGCATCAATTATAAAATCTCTCCATTTCTACAAACTTCTTTTATATGTTTATTCCGCTCTATAAGCATCTTATACCAATTTACAGTCCTGGTTTTAGGATCATCCCAGCTTATTACTCCCTTTTCCATGGCGTTCCATATTTCTCTTGCACCGTCTTCAATTTCATATTTAGTCTCATAACCTAATTCATCTTTTATTTTGTCAAAACTCACCCTATAGGATCTCTTATCGGGATCTCCATACCAGTCAAATTCAAATGATTTACTAATTCCCCTACATACTCTTTTCCCTAATTCCAATATTTGAACATTTAGATCATTGGTCCCTACATTAAATATCTCTCCATTAATCTTCTCCATATCTGACTCCATTACCATTACAAAGGCTCTAGCTGTATCCTTTACATGTATAAATGGTCTCCATTGTGTTCCATCCCTTAGCATTTTTAATTTCCCAAGATGATTATATGCCCCTATCATTCCATTTACAGCAAGATCAAATCTCATTCTATAGGAAAACCCAAATACTGTTGCCTGTCTTAATGCTGTAACGGTAAAATTGGTATTAGCTAAGGACAATACAGCATTTTCAGCTAAGTAATTTGCTTCAGCATAGGTAGTTAATGGATTTACTGATGATTCTTCAGTTAAGATTTCTTTCTGAAATCCATACACACTACAGGAACTAGCAAGTATATATCTTTTTACCCCTTCTTTTTTAGCAAGATGTGCGATTCTTGACCTCCCAAGATAATTTATGTCGAGGGTCTTTTGTGGATTTAATTCTCCCGATGGATCATTTGATAATGCAGCTAAATCCATTACCGTATCTATATCTTTAAATATTTCTCCACCAATATCCCTTATATCACCCTTAACTAATTCTATTTTGTTTTCTATATCTTCAAGGGCATTTTTTCCAAAAAAAAGCCTGTCTAAAACTCTTACTTCATATCCCCTCTCTAATAGCGATCTTACTAATATACATCCTATATATCCAGCCCCTCCTGTTACAAGAATTTTTTTCATACACTTCCTCCTCGCACAATAAAGTTATGATAAGACAATCCCTATATTATAAATCTCCTCTTTTTATGACTCCTTAGCTATGGAAGCCAAATATTTTCCATAATCTGTTTTTAAAAGAGGCTTAGATAGTTCCAACAGTCTTTCCCTATCCATATATCCCATTCTATAGGCAATTTCTTCAATACACCCTATGTTGTATCCCTGTCTTTTTTGGATTACTTCAACAAAATTTGCAGCTTCCATAAGTCCATCATATGTTCCGGTGTCTAGCCATGCCATACCTTGTTCAAATAACTGTACCTTTAATTTACCCCTTCTTAAATATTCTTCATTTACTGAAGTTATTTCAAGTTCTCCCCTTGCCGACGGATTCACATTTTTAGCAATGTCAATCACATTGTTATCATAAAAATATAGTCCAGGTACTGCATAGTTAGATTTAGGGATTGATGGTTTTTCTTCAATGGATATAACATTATTTTCATTATCGAATTCCACTACGCCTAGCTCCTTCGGATTTTTTACATAATATCCAAATATTAATGCTCCCACTTCCAATAAAGCAGATTTTTGAAGAATTTCAGTAAGCTTATGACCAAAAAAAATATTATCGCCTAAGACCAATGCTACATTATCCTCTCCTATAAATTTTTCACCTATAATAAATGCATCGGCGATTCCCCTTGGTTTCACTTGAACTCCATAGGAAAAAGAAACCCCCAATTGACTACCATCTCCTAATAAAGCTTCAAATCTATATACATCTCTTGGGCTGGAAATAATCAGTATTTCCCTTATTCCAGAAAGCAGCAAAACAGATAATGGGTAATATATCATTGGCTTATCATATATTGGTAAAAGCTGTTTTGATATAGATTTAGTAATTGGATATAATCTTGTTCCTAATCCTGCTGCTAATACTATGCCTTTCATATTCATAAAACCCCATTCCATAAATTGTGTAAATATGGAGCAATGATCTACCATAAAAACAATTCAAATTTTTAGATTCATATCTGCTATAGAGATTTTAGTATAGACTTTAACTTATACAAGTCCAAAATGCCCAGAACCATCGCATATTTGTCCATATATAAATTAAAGTTTTGACTGGAATCTCTATATCCATTTTTCTACTATAAATAATATGCTTCTAGAATACTAAGTGTTAATCCACTATTTTCAATCTTTTTTATTCTATTCTTAATTTTTATTTAGTGCATATTATTAATATAAAGAATATAAATAAGCTATATTTTAAAAGGGGCAAATACTTATATGAATTATAGAAATATGAAGGGAGTTTCAATAATCACATGTACAAATCGATGTAAAAATATTGATTTTATATTTTCTAATTACGCCAGACAGTTATTTGACAAGACGGAATTAATAATAATCTTAAATAGTAATGATATGAACCTAAAGAAGTGGAGGAAAAAATCAGAAAATTATAGGGATGTAAGAATATACCAATGCCATGAGGACAAAACATTGGGTACATGTAAAAACTTTGCAATTAATCATACAAGTCTTGAATACATTGCTTTTTTTGACGATGATGATTATTATGGTAAAAACTACTTGTGTCAATCAATAAATGCATTTGATGATAATAAATGTGATGTAGTTGGAAAAGCCACATGTTTCATATATTTTGAAAAAAGAAATACCCTAGCACTTTTTAACCCTAATAATGAAAATATATATGCCAGTTATGTGATGGACTCAAGCCTAGTAATTAAACGTAAAATATTCAAAGATATAAGCTTTGAAGATGATATACAACCGGAAACACTATTTCAAATCATGTGCTTGAAAAGGGGCTATAAAATATATTCCACTGACAGATATAATTATGTAGTACATAGGCATTATGATCCAATAAAGGAACATACATGGAAAATTAGTGATATCAATCTTTTAAGATATTCAGAAATTGTTAAAAGAAATATAAATAGTTATATAGAATATGTTGATAGATAATATAGAGATTAGGGTGGTGTCTATATGAAAAACATTCAAACTAAACAATATCTCGCCGATGAGAAAAAGTTAAATCATTATTTTTTGATTAATAAATGCTTATATGAAGAGAATAGTTTTGATGTAATAAAAAATAAAAAAGTAATAATAAAAGACATTATAGCCTTTTCCCTTGATATCGATAAGTCAGGACTGATTAATATAGTTTGCATCGATGATAATCAAAGATTACTCTATCTAGCAAAAAATAAGAAACAATGGGATAAAAAAATCATTACAAAAATACAAAGCTTCTATGAAGTAAAGTCCATGAGATTTTACTCTAACTTAAACAATGAAAACATCAGAAGTATTTTTTTGCTGGTCAATGATACTAGAAATGAAAATGCATACAGTATTTTTTCCTATTCCATTAAAAATACAAATTGTGATATAACTAAGGTGATAGATTTTCATTATGATAATTACAATCCCATATTTAAATCGGATATTGATAATTCTGGAAATCTACATATAATATTTAAGACAAAGGAAAATGATAAATACAAATTATATTATAGGCTATACAATGTAAAGTACAATAAATGGGGACTTCCCGAAAAGATTACTGAAAGTACAAGTGATTTATTTAACACATTAATTTTATGCGATACCACTAATAATATTAATATAGCATGGTCTGCACTTTTAGATAAAAGCATTAGGATACACTTTATCAAAGGAAAAATTGATTTATATAAAAAAATGAAATGGAAGGCTTTCAAAACCCTTCCCTCTAACATAACCAATCTAACGAATCCAGTATTGATCCAAAGTGGTAAGAATATTCAATTTGGTTGGAAACAAAATAGCTGCTATAATTTTACTGAGACAAACCTAGAGAAGGATGATTGGAAAAAAGTATCCTCAACAAAATTAGATCTAAATAGCCCATTAATACCAATTACCATTATCAGGAATGATCACAAGAATATGTCCACCTTCAAAGCTCCTTATACTTACCTATACCTATCGGATAACAATAAAAAAATATTAGGTATAGATAAACTGGAAGACATACAAGCAGAAATAAACAAAACATTTAAATCTACAAATACTAACAATATCAATCATGACACCCAAGACAAATCAGATGCAAAATCTTTAAAATACTTAAATGATATAGGTCTCAATATTGAAAAAAGCTCCATTGTAAATGATATATGCTCCATGGTTCATAGCACACAGGAATCTGATGATCTAAATGTATTTATAGAGAAACTTAATAAATTGCACAAGGAAATGGAAAATGTGAAAAATAAAGAGCTTACCCTTCTAAACTCAATTTTGGAGATAAGAAAAAGTAATAATAAGCTATATAAAAAAATGGAAGAAATCATTAATGATTATCATGAATCCTCTTTAACCATTAAAGATAACTGACTCCTAATATCCTCCTTTATTTTTTTAGCATTGTTTATCATCTCCACATCACCAACTTTGTTCCTATGATTCTTATAATGACTTCTGGTTTTAACTAGGGGTTCATTTATATACAAAAATTTATAATTGCACCCTAACCTAAGCCAAAGGTCATAATCCTCAAGATATCTGTATTTTTCATTAAATATCCCAATCCTATCAATACAAGTCTTAGGTATCATAACAGTAGATGTATTAATGTAATTATAATTAAACAAATATTTTATAGCTTCAATCTGACTTGAGAAACCTATACTTTCATAATAATCGATTATTTTAAGTTTCCTAGATACACAATAATAATCTGAATATATTAATCCAATATTATCATCCCTATGATCCTCCATATATTTAGCTTGAAGCTCTAGTTTTTCTGGAAGAAAAATATCATCTGAATCTAGGAAACATAAATATTCACCCTTTGCATTTTTGATACCATAATTTCTAGCGGAAGATGGACCTTCGTTTTCCTTGTAAATATATGAAACCCTATCCTTATATTTTTTTACTACCTCCGGCGTATTATCAGTTGAACCGTCATCCACTACTATGATCTCAAAGTCTTTATAGGTTTGGTTAATCACACTCTCAATGCTATCACATATAAATTCTCCATAATTATAAGTAGGAATTATAACACTTATCTTCACAATAAGTACCACCCCCTAAGGCATTTAATACCATATTATGTTCTCAAAATTATTTCGTTCTCCCTATCTTTTACTTCTTTTCCAATCAAAATATTCATATGTATATATTAAGGCACATTCACAAAATGAAATGATAATCTTACTCGTTCCTTTAATTCCTTTCCTCATTACTACATCCCCTGCCTATAGTGGGTATACTTAAGATAAAGTGCCTAGAGAATACTT contains the following coding sequences:
- a CDS encoding glycosyltransferase, with amino-acid sequence MHLLKKTIHSYIDTISVPFELIIIDNGSTDGSKGIIKKLCKNNPNCNSIFLPGNRGGRALNLGLKMAKAKLLHVSENDLTYKSGWDQKMLRAFRKIPKLGQLSLFAPFKKENTTKVVEGDCVIYIMNSNVGTSSMFRREIWDKGIRWDNIGSGYKFPNDYAFSKAVKEVGYLVARPDETVVINHGHQIDEYKRNISYYIENYRSKPWLGIQCLRNRLQRAGYKLVKNNSTQSGYDIVPIKKNK
- a CDS encoding glycosyltransferase family 2 protein — translated: MNYRNMKGVSIITCTNRCKNIDFIFSNYARQLFDKTELIIILNSNDMNLKKWRKKSENYRDVRIYQCHEDKTLGTCKNFAINHTSLEYIAFFDDDDYYGKNYLCQSINAFDDNKCDVVGKATCFIYFEKRNTLALFNPNNENIYASYVMDSSLVIKRKIFKDISFEDDIQPETLFQIMCLKRGYKIYSTDRYNYVVHRHYDPIKEHTWKISDINLLRYSEIVKRNINSYIEYVDR
- a CDS encoding glycosyltransferase, whose translation is MKISVIIPTYNYGEFICDSIESVINQTYKDFEIIVVDDGSTDNTPEVVKKYKDRVSYIYKENEGPSSARNYGIKNAKGEYLCFLDSDDIFLPEKLELQAKYMEDHRDDNIGLIYSDYYCVSRKLKIIDYYESIGFSSQIEAIKYLFNYNYINTSTVMIPKTCIDRIGIFNEKYRYLEDYDLWLRLGCNYKFLYINEPLVKTRSHYKNHRNKVGDVEMINNAKKIKEDIRSQLSLMVKEDS
- the rfbC gene encoding dTDP-4-dehydrorhamnose 3,5-epimerase; translation: MGKFNFIETRIPDLFVVEPATFGDSRGFFMESYNSKDFIEAGLNMKFVQDNHSKSAKGVLRGLHFQKKHPQGKLVRVIMGSVYDVAVDLRKNSPTFGLYYGIILSETNKKMLYVPEGFAHGFLTLEDGTEFLYKVTDHWYQEDEGGLIWNDNDIGIAWPFEKYGINRDGLLLSEKDREWTTLRELDFYFSC
- the rfbD gene encoding dTDP-4-dehydrorhamnose reductase encodes the protein MKIALIGAQGQLGSDIIRANNEFCYEIISLNHRDIEITDFENSYSALKVIKPEVIINTAAFHNVEVCEKEVERAYRVNSIGARNLGVIANELNSKLVHISTDYVFDGIKKDTTTGYMEFHNPNPINIYGKSKLFGEELLKSVTNKYYILRTAWLYGDGGSKSKGGNFVRKMLELSKGQQELKVVDDQIGTPTNTYYLAKQILELIKYPYYGTYHATCEGNGTWYEFALEIFKAAKIKIIVNPVGTKEFQTIAQRPKNSVLENHMLKIQDLNIMPDWREALKEYMDKLLN
- a CDS encoding SDR family oxidoreductase: MKKILVTGGAGYIGCILVRSLLERGYEVRVLDRLFFGKNALEDIENKIELVKGDIRDIGGEIFKDIDTVMDLAALSNDPSGELNPQKTLDINYLGRSRIAHLAKKEGVKRYILASSCSVYGFQKEILTEESSVNPLTTYAEANYLAENAVLSLANTNFTVTALRQATVFGFSYRMRFDLAVNGMIGAYNHLGKLKMLRDGTQWRPFIHVKDTARAFVMVMESDMEKINGEIFNVGTNDLNVQILELGKRVCRGISKSFEFDWYGDPDKRSYRVSFDKIKDELGYETKYEIEDGAREIWNAMEKGVISWDDPKTRTVNWYKMLIERNKHIKEVCRNGEIL
- a CDS encoding glycosyltransferase family 2 protein → MNRFNLEMGNEDKLNKKENMNKRKNDKYNRILIKNKQILDDTLPSNPPMVSIVILNRNGAMFLNDFFNSFKENTIYKNYEIIIVDNGSTDKSISILRSESNILPLQIIRNKENKNFSQGCNQGAKHAKGDYILLINNDTQPTYGWLNEMVKCALRTSKAGAICPKILYPNNNKKNKALLVQQIGMTFKKDGKLFKPQFVGDGYKPYDDRVNKEEGRLAVSAAVLLVKKHIYFEVGGLDENYNYGYEDVDFSLELSKRGYVNMYCPTALIFHHLWGTQKKVDWDVILKRREKNIKIFHNKWAKWLKENINIESLG
- a CDS encoding glycosyltransferase family 2 protein — encoded protein: METSVDIILLNYNTQPMLKNCIKSIEKHTKFSYRLIIIDNNSQDESKKYLNRLRKKDMTLVYNKKNLGVSKAWNQGIKKGKGKYILFLNPDTLVSPNWLTKIVHCVESDKKIAVVGTKQINEKGRIVHGGILEKNGRRINRGFGQKNSPNKFNKICDCVTVWGACLLIKRENIPIIGYFDEQYFMYAEETDYTFRARLLGFRVVYCPVTITHFVEGSPINDDERRKIHQRSSNILLEKKRLISPKVLKSSKLIKGEKPEIYLVHGGEKHLIPNKSIIDRLNLNNKNIKTLPQKQVDRIPTGIIIYI
- the rfbA gene encoding glucose-1-phosphate thymidylyltransferase RfbA, with the translated sequence MKGIVLAAGLGTRLYPITKSISKQLLPIYDKPMIYYPLSVLLLSGIREILIISSPRDVYRFEALLGDGSQLGVSFSYGVQVKPRGIADAFIIGEKFIGEDNVALVLGDNIFFGHKLTEILQKSALLEVGALIFGYYVKNPKELGVVEFDNENNVISIEEKPSIPKSNYAVPGLYFYDNNVIDIAKNVNPSARGELEITSVNEEYLRRGKLKVQLFEQGMAWLDTGTYDGLMEAANFVEVIQKRQGYNIGCIEEIAYRMGYMDRERLLELSKPLLKTDYGKYLASIAKES
- a CDS encoding glycosyltransferase translates to MRQLEPIKKKKIVIKVPIPNWNVAHQWGEYHFALALIKQFRRKNWKASIQILPKWNSKEDGDCDVVMVLRGNSRYIPRKNQFNIMWNICHPDMVTISEYNRYDYVFVASKIWAQYLSPLCDVQVEALLQCTDPELFYSRENVRFNHELLFVGNSRFVYRKIIKDILPTQRDLAVYGDNWDWFIDRKYIKGIYISNKDLSEAYSSCKILLNDHWEDMREKGFLSNRLFDGFASGAFMISDNVNGSEEVFGDALITYETKEELEGLIDKYLEDGVSRTEKARKGYEIVTNNHTFERRVERIIEVIEKRIDM
- a CDS encoding sulfotransferase — protein: MEQQEIKTVVILGMHRSGTSMVTGILSKLGVDVGKRLLYPNAANPLGYFEDVDFFELNKQILRAAGGSWKAPPDIKDILAQRDEFSRPIRNLIKRKESKLWGWKDPRTSLTIELYLPFLTNAHFIVCHRDSKEVARSLAQRENWKIQRGIRLKKAYDERINSFFEKCNRLNRFDINYENIISNSEEAIDDIIGFLGIEVDNDKYEKTLKMILTPKDIQKLRNKTKKQLKSDYNLYWGNDS